In a single window of the Limnohabitans sp. 2KL-27 genome:
- a CDS encoding PaaI family thioesterase, whose amino-acid sequence MSPLDTLKKINAMAEFNRWCGIEVTVAEPGFVEIQMPWRPEVGQYSGFLHAGLIGALIDTACGFAAGTVAGPNLLAANFSVNCLRPAVGQKFIARARVVKPGKAQVFTSCDLFAVDAEGEKLVANGQTLLTVVQAA is encoded by the coding sequence ATGAGCCCCCTCGACACGTTGAAAAAGATCAATGCCATGGCCGAATTCAACCGCTGGTGCGGCATCGAAGTGACGGTGGCTGAACCCGGGTTTGTGGAAATCCAAATGCCTTGGCGGCCAGAAGTCGGCCAGTATTCGGGCTTCTTGCATGCGGGCCTGATTGGCGCCTTGATCGATACCGCATGTGGTTTCGCCGCCGGCACCGTGGCCGGGCCGAATTTGCTGGCCGCGAACTTTTCGGTCAACTGCTTGCGGCCAGCGGTAGGGCAAAAATTCATTGCCCGTGCACGGGTGGTCAAGCCGGGGAAGGCGCAGGTTTTTACCAGCTGTGATTTGTTTGCGGTGGACGCAGAGGGTGAGAAGCTGGTCGCGAACGGCCAGACCTTGCTCACGGTGGTTCAGGCGGCGTGA
- a CDS encoding MerR family transcriptional regulator produces MRISELSAKTQVSVHRLRRYEAAGLIASQRLPNGYRDYDEKTLRLVVFIAMSREMGFSLPFIAEYVPKFQSGQLRPQDMIEAIRQRVADIDQVIAEHQALRRKLIDHIGWFENKQRKAK; encoded by the coding sequence ATGCGCATTTCAGAACTTTCAGCCAAGACCCAGGTGTCGGTGCACCGCTTGCGGCGATACGAAGCGGCAGGCTTGATCGCGAGCCAGCGATTGCCCAACGGTTACCGCGATTACGACGAGAAAACCTTGAGGCTTGTGGTCTTCATCGCCATGTCGCGGGAGATGGGCTTCTCGCTGCCCTTCATCGCCGAGTACGTGCCCAAATTCCAATCGGGCCAATTGAGGCCCCAGGACATGATCGAGGCGATCCGCCAGCGTGTGGCCGACATCGACCAAGTCATCGCCGAACACCAAGCACTGCGCAGGAAGCTGATCGACCACATCGGCTGGTTTGAAAACAAGCAAAGGAAAGCGAAATGA
- a CDS encoding tripartite tricarboxylate transporter substrate binding protein yields MASKLTKYVCAVVCALAGTWAQAQSVGAYPNRPIKLIVTVPPGGAADFIARLLAAKLSTSMGQPVVVENKAGASGSLASDFVAKSAPDGYTLLQNSITTHGIGPHLMAKLPYDPITSFAPITMLASLPLIMTINAELKAQTLPEFVALAKQRPGKLAFASSGNGGAPHMAGELFTAATSIDMIHAPYRGSGPAVADLVGGQVQVMFDGAPSLLPHITSGKIRAVAAASPRRNPLLPNTPTFAELGFPSVNVALWYGLMAPAGTPPDIIARLNREVNQALKSSDVLERFASQGTEALGGTPEQAASYVRQELDRWGPVVKKAGIVAN; encoded by the coding sequence ATGGCATCCAAACTGACCAAATATGTCTGCGCAGTGGTGTGCGCTTTGGCGGGCACATGGGCCCAAGCGCAAAGCGTTGGCGCATACCCCAACCGTCCGATCAAACTCATCGTCACAGTGCCGCCAGGAGGCGCTGCAGACTTCATCGCCAGATTGCTGGCAGCCAAGTTGTCCACCTCGATGGGGCAACCCGTTGTTGTGGAAAACAAGGCGGGCGCCAGCGGCTCATTGGCCAGCGATTTCGTCGCCAAGTCAGCGCCCGACGGCTACACCTTGCTGCAAAACTCGATCACAACGCATGGCATTGGTCCCCACTTGATGGCCAAGTTGCCCTACGACCCCATCACATCGTTCGCGCCCATCACCATGCTGGCAAGCTTGCCGTTGATCATGACCATCAACGCTGAATTGAAAGCACAAACGCTGCCTGAGTTTGTGGCGCTGGCCAAGCAAAGGCCTGGTAAGTTGGCCTTCGCCTCGTCGGGCAACGGTGGTGCACCGCACATGGCGGGCGAGTTGTTCACCGCGGCAACATCGATCGACATGATCCATGCGCCTTACCGCGGTAGCGGCCCCGCTGTGGCAGACCTGGTGGGCGGACAAGTCCAAGTCATGTTTGATGGCGCACCGTCACTGCTGCCACACATCACGAGCGGAAAGATCCGGGCTGTGGCCGCTGCCAGTCCTCGACGAAACCCCCTGTTGCCCAACACGCCCACCTTTGCTGAGTTGGGCTTTCCTTCGGTCAATGTCGCACTTTGGTACGGCTTGATGGCGCCAGCTGGCACACCGCCTGACATCATTGCCCGCTTGAACCGCGAAGTGAACCAGGCGCTCAAGTCGAGCGACGTTCTCGAGCGCTTTGCGTCCCAAGGAACAGAGGCCCTAGGCGGAACGCCAGAGCAAGCGGCCAGCTACGTGCGGCAAGAACTTGACCGCTGGGGCCCGGTGGTGAAAAAAGCAGGCATCGTGGCCAACTGA
- a CDS encoding glutathione S-transferase family protein: MKLYTAHRAPSPRRVLMFLVEKNITGIEMVNMDLKGGEHRQPAYLAKSPLAKVPALELDDGRVITETRAICTLLEGRYPAPNLMGVDGDERGFIEMADRQVELYLLGGIANAIRHGHPGLAALEKPQFPEFGRSQAEKVRDVARGFDQRLQAQPWIAGERFTIADITAFCALEFARGLMKFVPGDEGMHALQAWRDRMNERPSAKV, from the coding sequence ATGAAGCTTTACACCGCCCACCGCGCGCCCAGCCCCCGCCGGGTGCTGATGTTTTTGGTCGAGAAAAACATCACCGGCATCGAGATGGTGAACATGGACCTCAAAGGCGGCGAGCACCGTCAGCCGGCGTATTTGGCCAAGAGCCCGCTGGCCAAAGTGCCTGCGCTGGAACTGGACGATGGCCGCGTGATCACCGAGACGCGGGCGATTTGCACTTTGCTGGAGGGCCGCTACCCCGCGCCCAACCTGATGGGTGTGGATGGCGACGAGCGCGGCTTCATCGAGATGGCCGACCGGCAGGTGGAGTTGTATTTGTTGGGCGGCATTGCCAACGCGATCCGTCACGGCCACCCGGGGCTGGCTGCCTTGGAAAAACCGCAGTTTCCCGAGTTCGGCCGCTCACAGGCCGAGAAGGTGCGCGATGTGGCGCGGGGTTTTGACCAGCGCCTGCAAGCGCAGCCTTGGATCGCGGGCGAGCGCTTCACCATCGCCGACATCACCGCGTTTTGCGCGCTGGAGTTTGCGCGGGGCCTGATGAAGTTTGTGCCCGGCGACGAGGGCATGCACGCTTTGCAAGCCTGGCGCGACCGCATGAACGAGCGGCCCAGCGCCAAGGTTTGA
- a CDS encoding CYTH domain-containing protein — METELKLSLCTTALPRLLTHPLLAGANSKQRLLNTYFDTPELALQERRMAVRERLAGDQWLLTVKTAGRSDKGLSRRQEWEGPSTAGALQFDTLVDDAALATELMAMRPRLKALFCTDFERQRWVLMHADAQIEVALDQGRIHVPGTDLSEPLLELELELLSGPEAALLALAEVLRQTPQGELTLTPSDTSKAQRGMALWQRSH; from the coding sequence ATGGAAACCGAACTCAAACTCAGCCTGTGCACAACAGCGCTGCCGCGCCTGCTGACGCATCCTCTGCTGGCCGGCGCGAACAGCAAGCAACGTCTGCTGAACACCTATTTCGACACGCCCGAGTTGGCCCTGCAAGAGCGCCGCATGGCCGTGCGCGAGCGGCTGGCCGGCGATCAGTGGCTGCTCACGGTCAAGACGGCGGGGCGAAGCGACAAGGGCCTGTCGCGCAGGCAAGAGTGGGAGGGCCCAAGCACCGCTGGCGCTTTGCAGTTCGACACGCTGGTGGATGACGCCGCCCTGGCCACCGAACTGATGGCGATGCGGCCGCGTTTGAAGGCGCTTTTTTGCACCGATTTTGAACGCCAGCGCTGGGTGCTCATGCACGCAGACGCACAAATCGAAGTGGCGTTAGACCAAGGCCGCATCCATGTGCCCGGCACCGACTTGAGCGAGCCGCTGCTGGAGCTGGAACTTGAATTGCTGAGTGGCCCCGAAGCCGCCTTGCTCGCACTGGCCGAGGTGCTGCGTCAAACCCCGCAAGGTGAGTTGACGCTCACGCCCAGCGACACCAGCAAGGCGCAGCGGGGTATGGCGCTTTGGCAGCGCTCTCATTGA
- the pyrF gene encoding orotidine-5'-phosphate decarboxylase: protein MTFLDMLRAAERQNGSMLCVGLDPEPTKFPDRYKGDANKIYDFCAAIVDATADLVSGFKPQIAYFAAHRAEGQLERLMEHMRRVAPHVPIILDAKRGDIGSTAEQYAKEAFERYGADAVTLSPFMGWDSVAPYLKYEGKGAFLLCRTSNPGGDDLQNQRLASVEGQPLLYEHVAKLAQGPWNLNGQLGLVVGATYPAEIERVRELAPTLPLLIPGVGAQGGDAVTTVKAGWRAHADGSSAGPIIVNSSRAVLYASSGEDFAAAARRVAMQTRDTLEAAKL from the coding sequence ATGACCTTCCTCGACATGCTGCGCGCCGCCGAGCGCCAAAACGGCTCCATGCTTTGCGTGGGCCTGGACCCCGAGCCCACCAAGTTCCCGGACCGCTACAAGGGCGACGCCAACAAGATCTACGACTTTTGCGCCGCCATCGTCGACGCCACGGCCGACCTGGTCAGCGGCTTCAAGCCCCAAATCGCCTATTTCGCCGCGCACCGTGCCGAAGGCCAGCTCGAACGCCTGATGGAACACATGCGCCGTGTGGCCCCGCATGTGCCCATCATCCTGGACGCCAAGCGCGGCGACATTGGCTCGACTGCCGAGCAGTACGCCAAAGAAGCCTTCGAGCGCTACGGCGCCGACGCCGTGACCCTCTCGCCTTTCATGGGCTGGGACTCGGTGGCCCCTTATTTGAAGTACGAAGGCAAAGGCGCCTTCTTGCTGTGCCGCACCTCCAACCCCGGCGGTGATGACCTGCAAAACCAGCGTTTGGCCTCGGTCGAGGGTCAGCCTTTGTTGTACGAACACGTTGCCAAACTGGCCCAAGGCCCCTGGAACCTGAACGGCCAACTCGGCCTGGTGGTGGGTGCGACCTACCCGGCAGAGATCGAGCGCGTGCGCGAACTCGCTCCCACCTTGCCCCTCTTGATCCCCGGCGTGGGCGCACAAGGCGGCGACGCGGTCACCACCGTCAAGGCCGGCTGGCGCGCCCATGCCGACGGCTCCAGCGCCGGCCCGATCATCGTCAATTCGTCGCGTGCGGTGCTTTACGCCTCGAGCGGCGAAGACTTTGCAGCGGCTGCACGCCGTGTGGCCATGCAGACAAGGGACACCCTCGAAGCAGCCAAGCTGTGA
- a CDS encoding serine hydrolase: protein MTSHPALPHAHPADVGLCPERTQRLMDVMRREVDSGRLPGAVAMVARRGQIALLEAVGQQDPATGKAMQTDSIFRIYSMTKPVVSVAVMMLIERGQLLLSDPVGRWLPEYAHQQVATAHGLEPVRNPATVQDLLRHTAGLTYEFLGDSAVQRQYAQANIASRERTNAEFSQTLAAMPLQFQPGSVWAYSRATDVLGRLVEVVIGQSLGAFLQTEIFGPLGMVDTGFSVPPAQQHRIAEPFAHDPDGGVPMKVLEPRQVPAMEGGGSGLMSTTLDYTRFLQCLRNRGELNGVRLLGPHTVDYMTADHLGSIPADGTLLPPGHGFGLGFAVRTHLGQAPVPGSVGLYYWGGIAGTTFFVDPALDMVAMLMVQAPNQKDYYRPLFRDLVYAALL, encoded by the coding sequence ATGACCTCTCACCCCGCTTTGCCCCACGCCCATCCTGCTGACGTGGGCCTGTGCCCCGAGCGCACGCAACGCCTGATGGACGTGATGCGCCGCGAAGTGGACAGCGGCCGGCTGCCCGGCGCGGTGGCCATGGTGGCCCGGCGCGGGCAAATCGCCCTGCTCGAGGCCGTGGGCCAGCAAGACCCGGCCACGGGAAAAGCCATGCAGACCGACAGCATCTTCCGCATCTATTCCATGACCAAGCCGGTCGTGTCGGTGGCGGTGATGATGCTGATCGAGCGCGGACAGTTGCTGCTCTCCGATCCGGTCGGCCGCTGGTTGCCGGAATATGCCCACCAGCAAGTGGCCACCGCCCATGGTCTGGAGCCGGTGCGCAACCCGGCCACCGTGCAAGACTTGCTGCGCCACACGGCCGGCTTGACCTATGAATTTCTGGGCGACTCTGCGGTGCAGCGCCAGTACGCCCAAGCCAACATCGCTTCACGCGAACGGACCAACGCCGAGTTCTCGCAAACGCTGGCGGCCATGCCCTTGCAGTTTCAGCCCGGCAGTGTGTGGGCCTACAGCCGCGCCACCGATGTGCTGGGGCGCTTGGTCGAGGTGGTCATTGGTCAGAGCCTGGGCGCGTTTTTGCAAACCGAGATTTTTGGCCCATTGGGCATGGTGGACACCGGATTTTCCGTGCCCCCCGCGCAGCAGCACCGCATCGCCGAGCCCTTTGCGCACGACCCCGATGGCGGCGTGCCGATGAAGGTGCTCGAACCCCGACAAGTGCCTGCCATGGAAGGCGGTGGCAGCGGCCTCATGTCCACCACCCTGGACTACACCCGCTTTTTGCAGTGCCTGCGCAACCGCGGCGAGCTGAACGGCGTGCGCCTGCTGGGACCCCATACCGTGGACTACATGACCGCCGACCACCTGGGCAGTATCCCAGCCGATGGCACCCTGCTGCCCCCGGGCCACGGCTTTGGTCTCGGGTTTGCGGTGCGCACCCATCTGGGACAGGCGCCCGTGCCCGGTTCGGTGGGGCTGTATTACTGGGGCGGGATCGCGGGGACCACGTTTTTTGTGGACCCGGCGCTCGACATGGTGGCCATGCTGATGGTCCAGGCACCCAACCAAAAAGACTACTACCGTCCCTTGTTCCGCGACCTGGTGTACGCGGCGCTGCTGTAA
- a CDS encoding long-chain-fatty-acid--CoA ligase, which produces MSTSGLMMNRPLLISGILEHGAAQFGDQEIVSRETHGPLHRTTYAQAAQRARQLANALAQMGLKHGSAVGSIAWNNHRHLEAYYAVSGSGMVMHTCNPRLHPQQLIYVINHAEDEVILFDATFAPLVKGIAAHCPKVRAWVCLADAANTPTIEGVANVMNYEGLITGHSDTFHWPELDDQTGAALCYTSGTTGNPKGVLYTHRAIVLDATTACLPDVLGFSTQETVLPVVPMFHINAWCIPYAALVAGTKLVLPGPKLDGPSLFELMEAEQVTISAGVPTIWMGLIQHVEHNNLRFAHMKRTCVGGSAMPMALIAKFMDTYGVEVRHGWGMTETTAVATMSNLSRADRLKPAAEQHAIVAKQGKTVSGIEIKVVDENGATLPRDGTSQGELMVRGQWIVERYFKAEKTALVDGWFPTGDIATIDAHGTMQIRDRTKDVIKTGGEWISSIDLENAAIGHPAVAMAAVIGVKHPKWDERPLLFIVRKPGQALEKQEILDFLATQVAKWWVPDDVVFLESLPVGGTGKVQKNELRKDYGGVFS; this is translated from the coding sequence ATGTCCACTTCCGGCCTCATGATGAACCGCCCCCTGCTCATTTCGGGCATCCTCGAACACGGCGCGGCCCAATTCGGTGACCAGGAAATCGTCTCGCGCGAAACGCATGGCCCACTGCACCGCACCACCTATGCGCAGGCCGCCCAACGCGCCCGCCAACTGGCCAACGCCTTGGCCCAGATGGGCCTCAAGCACGGCAGCGCGGTCGGCTCAATCGCCTGGAACAACCACCGCCACCTGGAAGCGTATTACGCCGTCTCGGGCAGCGGCATGGTCATGCACACCTGCAACCCGCGCCTGCACCCGCAGCAGCTGATCTATGTGATCAACCACGCTGAAGACGAGGTGATCTTGTTTGACGCCACCTTTGCCCCCTTGGTCAAAGGCATCGCCGCACATTGCCCCAAAGTCCGCGCCTGGGTTTGCCTGGCTGATGCGGCCAACACCCCCACCATCGAGGGCGTGGCCAACGTGATGAACTACGAGGGCCTGATCACCGGCCACAGCGACACCTTCCACTGGCCTGAATTGGACGACCAAACAGGCGCAGCGCTTTGCTACACCTCGGGCACCACCGGCAACCCCAAGGGTGTGCTGTACACCCACCGCGCCATCGTGCTGGACGCCACCACCGCCTGCTTGCCCGATGTGCTGGGTTTTTCCACGCAAGAAACTGTTTTGCCGGTGGTGCCCATGTTCCACATCAACGCCTGGTGCATCCCCTACGCTGCGCTGGTGGCGGGCACCAAGCTGGTCTTGCCCGGCCCCAAACTCGACGGCCCGAGCCTGTTTGAGCTGATGGAGGCCGAGCAGGTCACCATCAGCGCGGGCGTGCCCACCATCTGGATGGGCCTGATCCAGCACGTCGAACACAACAACTTGCGCTTTGCCCACATGAAACGCACCTGCGTGGGTGGCTCGGCCATGCCCATGGCGCTGATCGCCAAGTTCATGGACACCTATGGCGTGGAAGTGCGCCACGGCTGGGGCATGACCGAGACCACCGCTGTGGCCACCATGAGCAACTTGAGCCGCGCCGACCGCCTCAAGCCCGCCGCCGAGCAGCACGCCATCGTGGCCAAGCAAGGCAAAACCGTCTCGGGCATTGAGATCAAAGTGGTCGATGAAAACGGCGCCACCTTGCCGCGCGACGGCACCTCACAAGGCGAGCTGATGGTGCGCGGCCAGTGGATCGTGGAGCGCTACTTCAAGGCCGAGAAAACTGCACTGGTGGACGGCTGGTTCCCCACGGGCGACATCGCCACCATCGACGCGCACGGCACCATGCAAATCCGCGACCGTACCAAGGACGTGATCAAGACCGGTGGCGAATGGATCAGCTCCATCGACCTGGAAAACGCCGCCATCGGTCACCCCGCCGTGGCCATGGCCGCCGTGATTGGCGTCAAGCACCCCAAGTGGGACGAGCGCCCGCTGCTGTTCATCGTGCGCAAGCCGGGCCAAGCCCTAGAAAAGCAAGAGATCCTCGACTTCCTGGCCACCCAGGTGGCCAAGTGGTGGGTGCCCGACGATGTGGTGTTCCTCGAATCCCTGCCCGTGGGCGGCACTGGCAAGGTGCAAAAGAACGAACTGCGCAAGGACTACGGCGGCGTGTTCAGCTGA
- a CDS encoding MmgE/PrpD family protein, whose translation MKLLDGASPTHALAQWAVESKWTDVDAATRSSAASSWMNWFACALGGAGDPALDRLLLALAPFGRGDAPLIGRAEKFDPATIALLHAFASNILDYDDTHWPTGIHPAGTVASALVAWASQTVVSGEDFLHAFLLGMEVECRIGLAVSPGHYERGWHITATCGVLGAAVAVGRLMRLSPQEMAWAMGHAATQSGGLVASLGTMAKSLNIAHAARNGLVAAQLARHGITANDRVLEARFGFSEVMGSRPLDAGLCEGLGQHWVATQNTFKPYPCGFLLHPTLDACLGMADDPIHAGDEIEHITVTVHPLSQIRADRLHPADGLESKLSLQHAVAMAITRGQAGVRAFTDAAVNDVLVRNCRQKVKIVADERLSTEEARVVIHLQSGRLITREILGAQAPMTSEALARKFRELAAWGAPHCHADELLEALGRFPQMANVAELIAMTVPQSR comes from the coding sequence ATGAAGCTGCTGGATGGCGCATCTCCAACGCATGCGCTTGCTCAATGGGCGGTTGAGTCGAAGTGGACTGATGTCGATGCGGCGACTCGATCGTCGGCTGCTTCATCATGGATGAATTGGTTTGCCTGTGCCCTCGGTGGCGCAGGTGACCCCGCCTTGGACAGACTGCTCTTGGCGCTAGCGCCTTTCGGCCGCGGTGATGCACCACTGATCGGCCGCGCTGAAAAGTTTGACCCTGCAACCATTGCATTGCTTCACGCTTTTGCTTCGAACATCCTTGACTACGACGACACGCATTGGCCGACGGGAATTCATCCTGCGGGCACAGTGGCGTCGGCCCTGGTGGCCTGGGCCAGTCAGACGGTCGTGAGCGGCGAGGATTTCTTGCATGCGTTTTTGTTGGGTATGGAGGTGGAGTGCCGAATCGGTCTGGCCGTTTCGCCCGGTCACTACGAGCGGGGTTGGCACATCACGGCCACTTGCGGCGTCTTGGGTGCTGCGGTTGCTGTAGGACGCCTGATGCGCCTGAGTCCCCAGGAAATGGCTTGGGCAATGGGCCATGCCGCCACACAGTCGGGTGGCTTGGTGGCCAGTCTGGGCACCATGGCCAAGAGCTTGAACATTGCCCATGCGGCGCGCAACGGCTTGGTGGCGGCACAGCTTGCAAGGCATGGCATCACGGCCAACGACCGGGTGTTGGAGGCACGGTTCGGGTTCTCCGAAGTCATGGGGTCACGACCTCTGGATGCGGGTCTTTGCGAAGGCTTGGGACAACATTGGGTAGCGACACAAAATACGTTCAAGCCCTACCCGTGCGGCTTTTTGCTGCACCCCACATTGGACGCCTGCTTGGGCATGGCCGATGACCCGATCCATGCCGGGGATGAAATTGAACACATCACGGTCACGGTTCATCCCTTGTCGCAAATACGTGCAGACCGCCTTCATCCGGCTGATGGACTTGAATCCAAGCTCAGCCTTCAGCATGCGGTGGCCATGGCCATCACGCGGGGCCAAGCCGGTGTGCGAGCATTTACCGATGCTGCTGTGAATGATGTGCTCGTTCGCAACTGCCGTCAAAAGGTCAAGATCGTGGCAGACGAACGCCTGAGCACTGAAGAAGCTCGGGTGGTGATTCACCTGCAAAGCGGGCGTTTGATCACCCGCGAGATCCTTGGGGCGCAAGCACCCATGACCTCTGAGGCACTGGCACGCAAGTTTCGCGAGCTCGCCGCTTGGGGGGCGCCGCATTGCCATGCCGACGAACTGTTGGAGGCGCTGGGCCGATTCCCTCAAATGGCCAATGTTGCGGAGCTGATCGCCATGACCGTGCCGCAATCCCGATGA
- a CDS encoding SDR family oxidoreductase, with product MNLHLQNKHILITGGSKGIGLACASAFLQEGAHVTLVARNSETLTAAQQELGLTAPAGCKIHVVAADLTQAEAALAALAEAEGLGGPIDVLVNSAGAAKKTAAADLKPQDWQNAMQSKFFSYINMMDPVIKKMAVRGQGAIVNVVGNGGKVASPLHLPGGAANAALMLATAGLANAYAGQGVRVNAVNPGSTLTQRLENSIAADAKSRLISTETALLQLTEKLPMGRIARPEEVASAVVFLASSQASYINGANLSMDGALVPLI from the coding sequence ATGAACCTCCATCTTCAAAACAAGCACATCCTCATCACGGGCGGCAGCAAGGGCATCGGGTTGGCATGCGCCAGCGCATTTTTGCAAGAGGGCGCGCATGTGACCTTGGTGGCGCGCAATTCGGAAACGTTGACAGCGGCGCAACAAGAGCTGGGGCTGACAGCACCCGCAGGCTGCAAAATTCATGTGGTGGCAGCAGATCTGACACAGGCTGAGGCTGCCCTGGCGGCCCTTGCCGAGGCAGAAGGCTTGGGTGGTCCGATCGATGTGCTGGTCAATTCGGCCGGCGCTGCCAAAAAGACGGCAGCCGCAGACCTCAAACCGCAGGACTGGCAAAACGCCATGCAATCGAAGTTCTTCAGTTACATCAACATGATGGACCCCGTCATCAAAAAGATGGCTGTGCGTGGTCAGGGTGCCATCGTGAATGTCGTTGGCAACGGCGGCAAGGTGGCCAGCCCTTTGCACCTGCCGGGCGGTGCCGCCAATGCCGCCTTGATGTTGGCGACCGCTGGCCTGGCGAACGCGTATGCCGGGCAAGGCGTTCGGGTCAATGCCGTCAATCCCGGTAGCACCTTGACGCAGCGTTTGGAGAATTCCATCGCTGCAGACGCCAAGAGCCGGCTTATTTCTACCGAAACTGCTCTTTTGCAACTGACCGAAAAGCTGCCGATGGGGCGTATTGCTCGGCCAGAGGAGGTTGCGTCTGCGGTCGTCTTTTTGGCGTCCAGCCAAGCGAGTTACATCAACGGAGCCAATTTGTCGATGGATGGCGCGTTGGTGCCTTTGATCTGA
- a CDS encoding glutaredoxin, translating into MKTVIRAFFRTLRVVLGPVMLLKERLTQPTGVQRGSAEQAAVDQQCQSLALYQFSTCPFCIKVRQEMRRLSLPIEKRDAQHNPAHRDALMQGSGATQVPCLQITEANGQTRWLKDSGAIMAYLRERFAATGI; encoded by the coding sequence ATGAAAACCGTGATCCGTGCTTTTTTCAGAACCCTGCGCGTTGTACTGGGCCCCGTCATGCTGCTCAAAGAGCGCTTGACCCAACCGACCGGCGTGCAACGAGGCTCCGCCGAACAAGCCGCTGTCGATCAGCAATGCCAAAGCCTGGCGCTGTACCAATTCAGCACCTGCCCGTTTTGCATCAAGGTTCGGCAAGAAATGCGCCGCCTGTCCTTGCCCATCGAAAAACGCGATGCACAGCACAACCCTGCCCACCGCGATGCGTTGATGCAAGGCAGTGGCGCCACCCAAGTGCCGTGCCTGCAGATCACCGAGGCCAACGGCCAAACCCGCTGGCTCAAAGACTCGGGAGCGATCATGGCTTATTTGCGCGAACGATTTGCGGCAACTGGCATTTGA
- a CDS encoding acyl-CoA dehydrogenase family protein: MNFDIPPDIAALRERTRQFIAEQVIPLEGDPRHGPHGPSKSLREELVARARAAGLLTPHASVEMGGLGLSHIAKAVVFEEAGYSNLGPTALNIHAPDEGNIHLMEEVATPAQKERWLRPQVAGLTRSCFAMTEPAPGAGADPSMLTTTAVRDGDDYLISGGKWFITGAEGADYAIVMARMEDGTATMFLTDMDKAGITLERSMDAMDNCFTGGHGVLCFDNLRVPATDVLGEVGQGFRYAQIRLAPARLTHCMRWLGQARRAHDIALDYASRRQAFGKPLAEHEGVGFMLADNDIDLHTARLHIWHTAWLLDQGQKGGFESSRAKVACSEAEWRVVDRCVQILGGQGVTAETPVMRIFMDMRAFRIYDGPSEVHRWSMARKLVYKAQQAT; encoded by the coding sequence ATGAACTTCGACATCCCACCGGACATTGCAGCCCTGCGCGAGCGCACGCGGCAGTTCATTGCCGAACAGGTGATCCCGCTGGAGGGCGACCCGCGCCACGGCCCGCATGGCCCGTCCAAATCACTGCGCGAAGAACTGGTGGCCCGTGCACGCGCTGCGGGCTTGCTCACGCCGCATGCCTCCGTCGAGATGGGTGGGCTGGGTTTGAGCCACATTGCCAAAGCGGTGGTGTTTGAAGAAGCCGGCTACTCCAACCTGGGGCCGACCGCGCTCAACATCCATGCGCCCGACGAGGGCAACATCCACCTGATGGAAGAAGTGGCCACCCCCGCACAGAAAGAGCGCTGGCTGCGCCCGCAGGTGGCCGGGCTCACCCGCTCCTGCTTTGCCATGACCGAGCCCGCACCCGGCGCAGGGGCCGACCCCTCGATGCTCACCACCACCGCCGTGCGGGATGGCGACGACTACCTGATCAGTGGCGGCAAGTGGTTCATCACCGGGGCCGAAGGGGCCGATTACGCCATCGTCATGGCGCGCATGGAAGACGGCACGGCCACCATGTTTTTGACCGACATGGACAAAGCGGGCATCACGCTCGAGCGCAGCATGGACGCCATGGACAACTGCTTCACGGGCGGTCATGGCGTGCTGTGCTTTGACAACTTGCGCGTGCCCGCCACCGACGTGCTGGGCGAAGTGGGGCAAGGCTTTCGCTACGCGCAAATCCGGTTAGCTCCGGCTCGCCTGACGCACTGCATGCGTTGGCTGGGCCAAGCCCGCCGCGCGCACGACATCGCACTCGACTACGCCAGCCGACGCCAGGCTTTTGGCAAACCCCTGGCCGAGCACGAAGGCGTGGGCTTCATGCTGGCCGACAACGACATCGACCTGCACACCGCACGCCTGCACATCTGGCACACCGCCTGGCTGCTCGACCAAGGGCAAAAAGGCGGTTTCGAATCAAGCCGGGCCAAAGTGGCCTGCTCAGAGGCCGAATGGCGCGTGGTGGACCGCTGCGTGCAAATTCTGGGCGGTCAAGGGGTGACCGCCGAGACGCCCGTGATGCGCATCTTCATGGACATGCGCGCCTTCCGAATTTATGACGGCCCCAGTGAAGTCCACCGCTGGAGCATGGCGCGCAAGCTGGTTTACAAGGCGCAGCAGGCGACATAG